One window of the Nyctibius grandis isolate bNycGra1 chromosome 21, bNycGra1.pri, whole genome shotgun sequence genome contains the following:
- the RC3H1 gene encoding roquin-1 isoform X1, with protein sequence MPVQAPQWTDFLSCPICTQTFDETIRKPISLGCGHTVCKMCLNKLHRKACPFDQTTINTDIELLPVNSALLQLVGAQVPEQQPITLCSGAEDTKHYEEGKKCVEELALYLKPLSSARGSVGLNSTTQSVLSRPMQRKLVTLVHCQLVEEEGRIRAMRAARSLGERTVTELILQHQNPQQLSSNLWAAVRARGCQFLGPAMQEEALKLVLLALEDGSALSRKVLVLFVVQRLEPRFPQASKTSIGHVVQLLYRASCFKVTKRDEDSSLMQLKEEFRTYEALRREHDSQIVQIAMEAGLRIAPDQWSSLLYGDQSHKSHMQSIIDKLQTPASFAQSVQELTIALQRTGDPANLNRLRPHLELLANIDPSPDAPPPTWEQLENGLVAVRTVVHGLVDYIQNHSKKGTDQQQPPQHSKYKTYMCRDMKQRGGCPRGASCTFAHSQEELEKFRKMNKRLVPRRPLSASLGQLNEVGLPSGAILSEEGGVDLPRGKTSALPNGIVSTGSTVTQLISRGTDSGYETALKPGKMDHLSSSAPGSPPDLLDSVPKSSISALPVNPHPVPARAPTDLPSVSVTKQLQMVPRGSQLYNTQQADMFYQDPRGAAPPFEPAPYQQGVYYPTQSMSRFVRPPPSAPEPAPPYLDHYPPYLQDRVVSPQYTQPQQYPPMGQPIYPPHYDSRRVYPPVQPYQREEIVRGSPVPIEIPQAAVPSYVPESRDRYQQTEGYCPVAPHLGQIRPSCHRPHPSLDELHRRRKEIMAQLEERKVISPPPFAPSPTLPHPFHSEEYLDEDLKVAGKYKGNDYSQYSPWSCDTIGSYIGTKDAKPKDVVAARSVEMANVDSKAMRDQRLDMQRRAAETGDDDLIPFGDRPTVSRFGAISRTSKAMYQNSGPMQAMAVQGATTKSIISADYNPYGTHSGWGGSPYSPHQNIPSQGRFNDRERLSMSDVAGHGKQLPSAEREQQLRMELQQVDHQISQQTQMRGLEAVSNRLLLQREATTLAGQPQPPPPPPKWPGMISSEQLSLELHQVEREIGKRTRELSMESQSSLDIKNKLGTTKQTENGQLEPQSKVPAEDLTLTFSSDVPNGSALTQENIGLLSNKTASLSLSEDPEGGGDAHDSQRAGVTPTSAP encoded by the exons ATGCCTGTACAAGCTCCACAATGGACGGATTTTCTCTCCTGCCCGATTTGCACACAGACTTTTGACGAAACAATCCGGAAGCCCATCAGCTTGGGTTGCGGTCACACTGTCTGCAAGATGTGCCTCAACAAGCTCCACCGTAAGGCATGCCCTTTTGACCAGACCACTATCAATACAGACATTGAACTCCTCCCTGTGAACTCAGCCTTGCTGCAACTAGTGGGTGCTCAG GttcctgagcagcagccaaTTACTTTATGTAGTGGAGCTGAAGATACCAAGCATTACGAGGAGGGCAAGAAATGTGTGGAAGAATTAGCATTGTACCTCAAACCACTCAGCAGCGCGAGAGGTA GTGTGGGTCTGAACAGTACTACTCAGAGCGTGCTCAGTCGTCCCATGCAAAGGAAACTTGTGACATTAGTTCATTGCCAGCTGGTGGAGGAAGAAGGGCGGATCAGAGCCATGCGTGCAGCACGGTCCCTTGGTGAAAGAACAGTCACAGAGCTTATTCTTCAGCATCAAAACCCTCAGCAGCTCTCTTCCAACCTCTGGGCTGCTGTGAGAGCCAGAGGGTGCCAGTTCCTTGGACCAG CAATGCAAGAGGAGGCTTTAAAGCTGGTTCTGCTGGCTCTGGAAGATGGATCTGCTTTGTCACGAAAGGTCTTGGTTCTCTTTGTGGTTCAGAGGCTGGAGCCGCGATTTCCTCAGGCTTCTAAAACTAGCATTGGGCATGTTGTCCAGCTTCTTTACAGAGCCTCGTGCTTCAAG GTGACGAAGCGAGATGAGGATTCCTCCCTGATGCAACTGAAGGAGGAATTTCGGACTTACGAAGCTCTGAGAAGGGAACATGATTCCCAGATAGTTCAAATTGCTATGGAAGCAGGTCTACGCATTGCACCAGATCAGTGGTCCTCGCTGTTATACGGAGACCAGTCTCACAAGTCCCACATGCAGTCTATCATTGACAAG ttgcagACCCCAGCCTCGTTTGCACAGAGTGTTCAGGAATTGACTATTGCTCTTCAGAGGACTGGAGATCCAGCGAACCTGAATCGTCTTCGACCTCACCTAGAGCTCCTGGCAAATATTGATCCCAGTCCAG ATGCTCCACCTCCGACGTGGGAACAACTGGAAAATGGACTAGTTGCTGTGAGGACTGTGGTTCATGGCTTAGTTGATTATATCCAGAATCACAGCAAAAAAGGAACAGATCAGCAACAG CCTCCTCAGCACAGCAAGTACAAGACATACATGTGCCGAGACATGAAACAGAGAGGAGGATGCCCCCGAGGGGCCAGCTGCACCTTTGCACATTCACAGGAGGAGCTAGAAAA attcCGTAAAATGAACAAGCGTCTGGTTCCCAGAAGACCCCTGAGTGCCTCCCTGGGCCAGCTAAATGAGGTGGGCCTGCCTTCAGGAGCTATCCTCTCAGAGGAAGGGGGAGTGGACTTGCCCAGAGGGAAAACTTCTGCTCTGCCAAATGGGATTGTGTCAACAGGCAGCACAGTGACGCAACTCATTTCTCGAGGGACTGACTCCGGTTACGAAACTGCTCTGAAGCCAGGGAAGATGGACCATCTGAGTAGCAGTGCCCCTGGATCCCCTCCTGACTT gCTGGATTCTGTCCCCAAGAGCTCTATTTCTGCCTTACCAGTCAACCCTCATCCTGTGCCTGCTCGGGCACCAACAGATCTGCCTTCAGTGTCTGTCACCAAGCAGTTGCAGATGGTACCACGAGGGTCTCAGTTGTATAATACTCAGCAAGCAGACATGTTTTATCAAGATCCTAGAGGAGCTGCTCCACCATTTGAGCCAGCACCCTACCAACAAG GAGTTTACTATCCCACTCAGTCCATGTCTCGCTTTGTCCGACCTCCCCCATCAGCTCCTGAACCTGCTCCACCTTATTTAGACCATTACCCACCGTACCTTCAGGATCGGGTGGTGAGCCCGCAGTACACGCAGCCACAGCAGTACCCTCCTATGGGACAGCCCATATACCCCCCGCACTACGACAGCCGTCGTGTATATCCCCCTGTCCAGCCGTACCAGCGAGAGGAGATTGTCCGAGGAAGCCCTGTACCCATTGAAATTCCACAAGCAGCTGTACCTTCCTACGTACCTGAATCCAGAGACAGATACCAGCAAACAGAAGGTTATTGCCCAGTGGCTCCACATCTCGGTCAGATCAGACCTTCATGCCACAGG CCGCATCCCAGCCTGGACGAACTTCACCGACGAAGGAAAGAGATCATGGCCCAGCTAGAAGAGAGGAAGGTGATTTCTCCACCTCCTTTTGCACCATCACCAACCTTGCCTCATCCTTTTCATTCAGAAGAG TACTTGGATGAAGACTTGAAGGTAGCTGGGAAATACAAAGGAAATGACTACAGCCAGTACTCTCCCTGGTCCTGTGACACCATCGGCTCCTACATTGGAACCAAAGATGCAAAACCCAAAGATGTTGTGGCAGCAAGGAGTGTGGAGATGGCG AACGTGGATAGTAAAGCCATGCGTGACCAGCGATTAGACATGCAGCgaagagcagcagagactgGTGATGATGACCTCATTCCATTTGGAGACCGACCAACTGTGTCGAGATTTGGGGCTATCTCTCGTACTTCCAAAGCGATGTACCAGAATTCTGGTCCCATGCAGGCCATGGCGGTTCAGGGAGCTACCACCAAATCCATCATTTCAG CAGACTACAATCCGTACGGAACTCACAGTGGCTGGGGAGGCTCTCCATATTCTCCTCATCAAAATATACCTTCTCAGGGACGTTTCAATGACAG GGAGAGACTGTCCATGTCAGATGTGGCTGGTCATGGGAAACAGTTGCCCTCAGCGGAGCGAGAGCAGCAGCTGCGCATGGAGCTGCAGCAAGTAGACCATCAGATTAGCCAGCAGACACAAATGCGAGGACTAGAG GCTGTTAGTAACAGGCTGCTGTTGCAGAGGGAGGCGACTACCCTGGCAGGCCAGCCACAGCCCCCACCCCCACCTCCCAAGTGGCCTGGGATGATCTCAAGTGAACAGCTGAGCTTGGAGCTACACCAGGTGGAAAGGGAAATTGGGAAGAGAACCCGTGAGCTGAGCATG gagagcCAGTCTTCACTGGatataaaaaacaaactggGCACCActaaacagacagaaaatggaCAATTAGAACCGCAAAGCAAGGTTCCAGCTGAGGACCTCACACTGACATTCAG CAGCGATGTTCCGAACGGATCAGCCTTGACACAGGAGAACATTGGCCTCCTGTCAAACAAGACAGCATCTCTCAGCCTGTCGGAGGAcccagagggaggaggagacgCCCACGACTCCCAGCGAGCAGGAGTTACGCCCACGTCTGCTCCATGA
- the RC3H1 gene encoding roquin-1 isoform X13: MPVQAPQWTDFLSCPICTQTFDETIRKPISLGCGHTVCKMCLNKLHRKACPFDQTTINTDIELLPVNSALLQLVGAQVPEQQPITLCSGAEDTKHYEEGKKCVEELALYLKPLSSARGVGLNSTTQSVLSRPMQRKLVTLVHCQLVEEEGRIRAMRAARSLGERTVTELILQHQNPQQLSSNLWAAVRARGCQFLGPAMQEEALKLVLLALEDGSALSRKVLVLFVVQRLEPRFPQASKTSIGHVVQLLYRASCFKVTKRDEDSSLMQLKEEFRTYEALRREHDSQIVQIAMEAGLRIAPDQWSSLLYGDQSHKSHMQSIIDKLQTPASFAQSVQELTIALQRTGDPANLNRLRPHLELLANIDPSPDAPPPTWEQLENGLVAVRTVVHGLVDYIQNHSKKGTDQQQPPQHSKYKTYMCRDMKQRGGCPRGASCTFAHSQEELEKFRKMNKRLVPRRPLSASLGQLNEVGLPSGAILSEEGGVDLPRGKTSALPNGIVSTGSTVTQLISRGTDSGYETALKPGKMDHLSSSAPGSPPDLLDSVPKSSISALPVNPHPVPARAPTDLPSVSVTKQLQMVPRGSQLYNTQQADMFYQDPRGAAPPFEPAPYQQGVYYPTQSMSRFVRPPPSAPEPAPPYLDHYPPYLQDRVVSPQYTQPQQYPPMGQPIYPPHYDSRRVYPPVQPYQREEIVRGSPVPIEIPQAAVPSYVPESRDRYQQTEGYCPVAPHLGQIRPSCHRPHPSLDELHRRRKEIMAQLEERKVISPPPFAPSPTLPHPFHSEEYLDEDLKVAGKYKGNDYSQYSPWSCDTIGSYIGTKDAKPKDVVAARSVEMANVDSKAMRDQRLDMQRRAAETGDDDLIPFGDRPTVSRFGAISRTSKAMYQNSGPMQAMAVQGATTKSIISDYNPYGTHSGWGGSPYSPHQNIPSQGRFNDRERLSMSDVAGHGKQLPSAEREQQLRMELQQVDHQISQQTQMRGLEREATTLAGQPQPPPPPPKWPGMISSEQLSLELHQVEREIGKRTRELSMESQSSLDIKNKLGTTKQTENGQLEPQSKVPAEDLTLTFSDVPNGSALTQENIGLLSNKTASLSLSEDPEGGGDAHDSQRAGVTPTSAP, translated from the exons ATGCCTGTACAAGCTCCACAATGGACGGATTTTCTCTCCTGCCCGATTTGCACACAGACTTTTGACGAAACAATCCGGAAGCCCATCAGCTTGGGTTGCGGTCACACTGTCTGCAAGATGTGCCTCAACAAGCTCCACCGTAAGGCATGCCCTTTTGACCAGACCACTATCAATACAGACATTGAACTCCTCCCTGTGAACTCAGCCTTGCTGCAACTAGTGGGTGCTCAG GttcctgagcagcagccaaTTACTTTATGTAGTGGAGCTGAAGATACCAAGCATTACGAGGAGGGCAAGAAATGTGTGGAAGAATTAGCATTGTACCTCAAACCACTCAGCAGCGCGAGAG GTGTGGGTCTGAACAGTACTACTCAGAGCGTGCTCAGTCGTCCCATGCAAAGGAAACTTGTGACATTAGTTCATTGCCAGCTGGTGGAGGAAGAAGGGCGGATCAGAGCCATGCGTGCAGCACGGTCCCTTGGTGAAAGAACAGTCACAGAGCTTATTCTTCAGCATCAAAACCCTCAGCAGCTCTCTTCCAACCTCTGGGCTGCTGTGAGAGCCAGAGGGTGCCAGTTCCTTGGACCAG CAATGCAAGAGGAGGCTTTAAAGCTGGTTCTGCTGGCTCTGGAAGATGGATCTGCTTTGTCACGAAAGGTCTTGGTTCTCTTTGTGGTTCAGAGGCTGGAGCCGCGATTTCCTCAGGCTTCTAAAACTAGCATTGGGCATGTTGTCCAGCTTCTTTACAGAGCCTCGTGCTTCAAG GTGACGAAGCGAGATGAGGATTCCTCCCTGATGCAACTGAAGGAGGAATTTCGGACTTACGAAGCTCTGAGAAGGGAACATGATTCCCAGATAGTTCAAATTGCTATGGAAGCAGGTCTACGCATTGCACCAGATCAGTGGTCCTCGCTGTTATACGGAGACCAGTCTCACAAGTCCCACATGCAGTCTATCATTGACAAG ttgcagACCCCAGCCTCGTTTGCACAGAGTGTTCAGGAATTGACTATTGCTCTTCAGAGGACTGGAGATCCAGCGAACCTGAATCGTCTTCGACCTCACCTAGAGCTCCTGGCAAATATTGATCCCAGTCCAG ATGCTCCACCTCCGACGTGGGAACAACTGGAAAATGGACTAGTTGCTGTGAGGACTGTGGTTCATGGCTTAGTTGATTATATCCAGAATCACAGCAAAAAAGGAACAGATCAGCAACAG CCTCCTCAGCACAGCAAGTACAAGACATACATGTGCCGAGACATGAAACAGAGAGGAGGATGCCCCCGAGGGGCCAGCTGCACCTTTGCACATTCACAGGAGGAGCTAGAAAA attcCGTAAAATGAACAAGCGTCTGGTTCCCAGAAGACCCCTGAGTGCCTCCCTGGGCCAGCTAAATGAGGTGGGCCTGCCTTCAGGAGCTATCCTCTCAGAGGAAGGGGGAGTGGACTTGCCCAGAGGGAAAACTTCTGCTCTGCCAAATGGGATTGTGTCAACAGGCAGCACAGTGACGCAACTCATTTCTCGAGGGACTGACTCCGGTTACGAAACTGCTCTGAAGCCAGGGAAGATGGACCATCTGAGTAGCAGTGCCCCTGGATCCCCTCCTGACTT gCTGGATTCTGTCCCCAAGAGCTCTATTTCTGCCTTACCAGTCAACCCTCATCCTGTGCCTGCTCGGGCACCAACAGATCTGCCTTCAGTGTCTGTCACCAAGCAGTTGCAGATGGTACCACGAGGGTCTCAGTTGTATAATACTCAGCAAGCAGACATGTTTTATCAAGATCCTAGAGGAGCTGCTCCACCATTTGAGCCAGCACCCTACCAACAAG GAGTTTACTATCCCACTCAGTCCATGTCTCGCTTTGTCCGACCTCCCCCATCAGCTCCTGAACCTGCTCCACCTTATTTAGACCATTACCCACCGTACCTTCAGGATCGGGTGGTGAGCCCGCAGTACACGCAGCCACAGCAGTACCCTCCTATGGGACAGCCCATATACCCCCCGCACTACGACAGCCGTCGTGTATATCCCCCTGTCCAGCCGTACCAGCGAGAGGAGATTGTCCGAGGAAGCCCTGTACCCATTGAAATTCCACAAGCAGCTGTACCTTCCTACGTACCTGAATCCAGAGACAGATACCAGCAAACAGAAGGTTATTGCCCAGTGGCTCCACATCTCGGTCAGATCAGACCTTCATGCCACAGG CCGCATCCCAGCCTGGACGAACTTCACCGACGAAGGAAAGAGATCATGGCCCAGCTAGAAGAGAGGAAGGTGATTTCTCCACCTCCTTTTGCACCATCACCAACCTTGCCTCATCCTTTTCATTCAGAAGAG TACTTGGATGAAGACTTGAAGGTAGCTGGGAAATACAAAGGAAATGACTACAGCCAGTACTCTCCCTGGTCCTGTGACACCATCGGCTCCTACATTGGAACCAAAGATGCAAAACCCAAAGATGTTGTGGCAGCAAGGAGTGTGGAGATGGCG AACGTGGATAGTAAAGCCATGCGTGACCAGCGATTAGACATGCAGCgaagagcagcagagactgGTGATGATGACCTCATTCCATTTGGAGACCGACCAACTGTGTCGAGATTTGGGGCTATCTCTCGTACTTCCAAAGCGATGTACCAGAATTCTGGTCCCATGCAGGCCATGGCGGTTCAGGGAGCTACCACCAAATCCATCATTTCAG ACTACAATCCGTACGGAACTCACAGTGGCTGGGGAGGCTCTCCATATTCTCCTCATCAAAATATACCTTCTCAGGGACGTTTCAATGACAG GGAGAGACTGTCCATGTCAGATGTGGCTGGTCATGGGAAACAGTTGCCCTCAGCGGAGCGAGAGCAGCAGCTGCGCATGGAGCTGCAGCAAGTAGACCATCAGATTAGCCAGCAGACACAAATGCGAGGACTAGAG AGGGAGGCGACTACCCTGGCAGGCCAGCCACAGCCCCCACCCCCACCTCCCAAGTGGCCTGGGATGATCTCAAGTGAACAGCTGAGCTTGGAGCTACACCAGGTGGAAAGGGAAATTGGGAAGAGAACCCGTGAGCTGAGCATG gagagcCAGTCTTCACTGGatataaaaaacaaactggGCACCActaaacagacagaaaatggaCAATTAGAACCGCAAAGCAAGGTTCCAGCTGAGGACCTCACACTGACATTCAG CGATGTTCCGAACGGATCAGCCTTGACACAGGAGAACATTGGCCTCCTGTCAAACAAGACAGCATCTCTCAGCCTGTCGGAGGAcccagagggaggaggagacgCCCACGACTCCCAGCGAGCAGGAGTTACGCCCACGTCTGCTCCATGA
- the RC3H1 gene encoding roquin-1 isoform X2, whose protein sequence is MPVQAPQWTDFLSCPICTQTFDETIRKPISLGCGHTVCKMCLNKLHRKACPFDQTTINTDIELLPVNSALLQLVGAQVPEQQPITLCSGAEDTKHYEEGKKCVEELALYLKPLSSARGSVGLNSTTQSVLSRPMQRKLVTLVHCQLVEEEGRIRAMRAARSLGERTVTELILQHQNPQQLSSNLWAAVRARGCQFLGPAMQEEALKLVLLALEDGSALSRKVLVLFVVQRLEPRFPQASKTSIGHVVQLLYRASCFKVTKRDEDSSLMQLKEEFRTYEALRREHDSQIVQIAMEAGLRIAPDQWSSLLYGDQSHKSHMQSIIDKLQTPASFAQSVQELTIALQRTGDPANLNRLRPHLELLANIDPSPDAPPPTWEQLENGLVAVRTVVHGLVDYIQNHSKKGTDQQQPPQHSKYKTYMCRDMKQRGGCPRGASCTFAHSQEELEKFRKMNKRLVPRRPLSASLGQLNEVGLPSGAILSEEGGVDLPRGKTSALPNGIVSTGSTVTQLISRGTDSGYETALKPGKMDHLSSSAPGSPPDLLDSVPKSSISALPVNPHPVPARAPTDLPSVSVTKQLQMVPRGSQLYNTQQADMFYQDPRGAAPPFEPAPYQQGVYYPTQSMSRFVRPPPSAPEPAPPYLDHYPPYLQDRVVSPQYTQPQQYPPMGQPIYPPHYDSRRVYPPVQPYQREEIVRGSPVPIEIPQAAVPSYVPESRDRYQQTEGYCPVAPHLGQIRPSCHRPHPSLDELHRRRKEIMAQLEERKVISPPPFAPSPTLPHPFHSEEYLDEDLKVAGKYKGNDYSQYSPWSCDTIGSYIGTKDAKPKDVVAARSVEMANVDSKAMRDQRLDMQRRAAETGDDDLIPFGDRPTVSRFGAISRTSKAMYQNSGPMQAMAVQGATTKSIISDYNPYGTHSGWGGSPYSPHQNIPSQGRFNDRERLSMSDVAGHGKQLPSAEREQQLRMELQQVDHQISQQTQMRGLEAVSNRLLLQREATTLAGQPQPPPPPPKWPGMISSEQLSLELHQVEREIGKRTRELSMESQSSLDIKNKLGTTKQTENGQLEPQSKVPAEDLTLTFSSDVPNGSALTQENIGLLSNKTASLSLSEDPEGGGDAHDSQRAGVTPTSAP, encoded by the exons ATGCCTGTACAAGCTCCACAATGGACGGATTTTCTCTCCTGCCCGATTTGCACACAGACTTTTGACGAAACAATCCGGAAGCCCATCAGCTTGGGTTGCGGTCACACTGTCTGCAAGATGTGCCTCAACAAGCTCCACCGTAAGGCATGCCCTTTTGACCAGACCACTATCAATACAGACATTGAACTCCTCCCTGTGAACTCAGCCTTGCTGCAACTAGTGGGTGCTCAG GttcctgagcagcagccaaTTACTTTATGTAGTGGAGCTGAAGATACCAAGCATTACGAGGAGGGCAAGAAATGTGTGGAAGAATTAGCATTGTACCTCAAACCACTCAGCAGCGCGAGAGGTA GTGTGGGTCTGAACAGTACTACTCAGAGCGTGCTCAGTCGTCCCATGCAAAGGAAACTTGTGACATTAGTTCATTGCCAGCTGGTGGAGGAAGAAGGGCGGATCAGAGCCATGCGTGCAGCACGGTCCCTTGGTGAAAGAACAGTCACAGAGCTTATTCTTCAGCATCAAAACCCTCAGCAGCTCTCTTCCAACCTCTGGGCTGCTGTGAGAGCCAGAGGGTGCCAGTTCCTTGGACCAG CAATGCAAGAGGAGGCTTTAAAGCTGGTTCTGCTGGCTCTGGAAGATGGATCTGCTTTGTCACGAAAGGTCTTGGTTCTCTTTGTGGTTCAGAGGCTGGAGCCGCGATTTCCTCAGGCTTCTAAAACTAGCATTGGGCATGTTGTCCAGCTTCTTTACAGAGCCTCGTGCTTCAAG GTGACGAAGCGAGATGAGGATTCCTCCCTGATGCAACTGAAGGAGGAATTTCGGACTTACGAAGCTCTGAGAAGGGAACATGATTCCCAGATAGTTCAAATTGCTATGGAAGCAGGTCTACGCATTGCACCAGATCAGTGGTCCTCGCTGTTATACGGAGACCAGTCTCACAAGTCCCACATGCAGTCTATCATTGACAAG ttgcagACCCCAGCCTCGTTTGCACAGAGTGTTCAGGAATTGACTATTGCTCTTCAGAGGACTGGAGATCCAGCGAACCTGAATCGTCTTCGACCTCACCTAGAGCTCCTGGCAAATATTGATCCCAGTCCAG ATGCTCCACCTCCGACGTGGGAACAACTGGAAAATGGACTAGTTGCTGTGAGGACTGTGGTTCATGGCTTAGTTGATTATATCCAGAATCACAGCAAAAAAGGAACAGATCAGCAACAG CCTCCTCAGCACAGCAAGTACAAGACATACATGTGCCGAGACATGAAACAGAGAGGAGGATGCCCCCGAGGGGCCAGCTGCACCTTTGCACATTCACAGGAGGAGCTAGAAAA attcCGTAAAATGAACAAGCGTCTGGTTCCCAGAAGACCCCTGAGTGCCTCCCTGGGCCAGCTAAATGAGGTGGGCCTGCCTTCAGGAGCTATCCTCTCAGAGGAAGGGGGAGTGGACTTGCCCAGAGGGAAAACTTCTGCTCTGCCAAATGGGATTGTGTCAACAGGCAGCACAGTGACGCAACTCATTTCTCGAGGGACTGACTCCGGTTACGAAACTGCTCTGAAGCCAGGGAAGATGGACCATCTGAGTAGCAGTGCCCCTGGATCCCCTCCTGACTT gCTGGATTCTGTCCCCAAGAGCTCTATTTCTGCCTTACCAGTCAACCCTCATCCTGTGCCTGCTCGGGCACCAACAGATCTGCCTTCAGTGTCTGTCACCAAGCAGTTGCAGATGGTACCACGAGGGTCTCAGTTGTATAATACTCAGCAAGCAGACATGTTTTATCAAGATCCTAGAGGAGCTGCTCCACCATTTGAGCCAGCACCCTACCAACAAG GAGTTTACTATCCCACTCAGTCCATGTCTCGCTTTGTCCGACCTCCCCCATCAGCTCCTGAACCTGCTCCACCTTATTTAGACCATTACCCACCGTACCTTCAGGATCGGGTGGTGAGCCCGCAGTACACGCAGCCACAGCAGTACCCTCCTATGGGACAGCCCATATACCCCCCGCACTACGACAGCCGTCGTGTATATCCCCCTGTCCAGCCGTACCAGCGAGAGGAGATTGTCCGAGGAAGCCCTGTACCCATTGAAATTCCACAAGCAGCTGTACCTTCCTACGTACCTGAATCCAGAGACAGATACCAGCAAACAGAAGGTTATTGCCCAGTGGCTCCACATCTCGGTCAGATCAGACCTTCATGCCACAGG CCGCATCCCAGCCTGGACGAACTTCACCGACGAAGGAAAGAGATCATGGCCCAGCTAGAAGAGAGGAAGGTGATTTCTCCACCTCCTTTTGCACCATCACCAACCTTGCCTCATCCTTTTCATTCAGAAGAG TACTTGGATGAAGACTTGAAGGTAGCTGGGAAATACAAAGGAAATGACTACAGCCAGTACTCTCCCTGGTCCTGTGACACCATCGGCTCCTACATTGGAACCAAAGATGCAAAACCCAAAGATGTTGTGGCAGCAAGGAGTGTGGAGATGGCG AACGTGGATAGTAAAGCCATGCGTGACCAGCGATTAGACATGCAGCgaagagcagcagagactgGTGATGATGACCTCATTCCATTTGGAGACCGACCAACTGTGTCGAGATTTGGGGCTATCTCTCGTACTTCCAAAGCGATGTACCAGAATTCTGGTCCCATGCAGGCCATGGCGGTTCAGGGAGCTACCACCAAATCCATCATTTCAG ACTACAATCCGTACGGAACTCACAGTGGCTGGGGAGGCTCTCCATATTCTCCTCATCAAAATATACCTTCTCAGGGACGTTTCAATGACAG GGAGAGACTGTCCATGTCAGATGTGGCTGGTCATGGGAAACAGTTGCCCTCAGCGGAGCGAGAGCAGCAGCTGCGCATGGAGCTGCAGCAAGTAGACCATCAGATTAGCCAGCAGACACAAATGCGAGGACTAGAG GCTGTTAGTAACAGGCTGCTGTTGCAGAGGGAGGCGACTACCCTGGCAGGCCAGCCACAGCCCCCACCCCCACCTCCCAAGTGGCCTGGGATGATCTCAAGTGAACAGCTGAGCTTGGAGCTACACCAGGTGGAAAGGGAAATTGGGAAGAGAACCCGTGAGCTGAGCATG gagagcCAGTCTTCACTGGatataaaaaacaaactggGCACCActaaacagacagaaaatggaCAATTAGAACCGCAAAGCAAGGTTCCAGCTGAGGACCTCACACTGACATTCAG CAGCGATGTTCCGAACGGATCAGCCTTGACACAGGAGAACATTGGCCTCCTGTCAAACAAGACAGCATCTCTCAGCCTGTCGGAGGAcccagagggaggaggagacgCCCACGACTCCCAGCGAGCAGGAGTTACGCCCACGTCTGCTCCATGA